The Candidatus Nezhaarchaeales archaeon genome includes the window ATAGATTTTTACGCTTACCTACACACTTAAACGTTGAGGCGTAACTTCTTTGTCCCTCTCCGGCCTCGACACCGGGACGTTATTGGAGGTCCTACGCGAAGCTTACTACGTGGTTGACGGTCTATGGTTTCTATGTACGGAGGAAAGCCACGGTTTTAACGAGGCTTTACGTATAGATCTAAAGGTATGGGAGCGGTACGGTAGGGTTATGGCCCGTAGGGTTAAGCGTAGGCTCCAGGTTCAAGGTAACGATGTACGCGCCATAATAGCTACGCTTAAAGTCTTCTACGATATGGAGGGGTGGACCGTTAACGTCGATAAGGAGGATGAGGATGAAGCCGTTTTAAGCGTTAAGTACTGCCCCTGGTACGACTACTTGGAGAAAGCGCGTAGGAGGGAGGTAGTTAAAGCAGTATGCCCACAAGTATGCCTACTAATCTTTAATAGCTGGGCTAGCGTATTTAATGAGGACGTTAAGGTTGAAGCCTCAGGATCAATACCTAACTGCGTATTCCATTTTAAGCGTAAGTCCAACCCTCCTACTCAACGTTAAAAGGTATTTCTAAAAGCTGTTTAGCCTTCCTAAATCTAGGTTTTTCAAGCCTTATAACCCCTACTTCCCCAGTAGTTTGAGTATGCTCCTTATTGCAGGCGTTAACGTTCCATCCCTCAATAACGAGTATGTTAAGCTCTTTAACGTGCTCCGGCACGGGGAAGAGGTCGTAGATTTCATCACCGAACCTCCCTTCAGCTTCACCCCTAGATAACTTATACATTAATACGGGCGCGTTTTCACGTACCTTCTCGTTCGCTAACTTTTCAATCTCCTTAACTTCATCCTCCGTAGGTTTACGGTCGAACTTAACCGTAAGCCTTCCATGGTTCCCGCTAACATATACGCTAGCGGTCCATTTAGCCCCAAGGACCTTCCTAACGGCGCCTTTCACTACGTGAAGCGCGGTATGAGTCCTAACCTCTACAGCGGACATATCCTTCAACCGTTCGAGGGGCGTCGAGCTTAATAAGGCTTTAGTTCTTAAAGCCGGGCGGCGCAATTATCTAAGTAGCGCGGCGGCTATGATGACGCGTTGGATCTCCGAGGAACCCTCGGTTATCCCTATGCTTTTAGCGTCCCTGTATAGTCGTTCCACCTTGAACTCCTTCGAGTAGCCGTAGCTTCCATGGACCTGTATAGCCATACTTGTAGCCTTCTCAGCTACTTGAGCTACGAATAGCTTAGCCATGGCCGCCTCCTTTATAACCTCTACGCCTTGATCCATGAGCCCCGCGACCCTATAGACTAGCGACCTAGCGGCTTCAATAAGCGTAGCGGATTCAGCTATTAGCCATTGAATGCTTTGAAACTCGGCTATAGGCTTACCGCGCTGGAAGCGTTGCTTAGCGTACTTTAACGCTTCCTCCAAGGCTGCTTGCGCTACACCGACCCCTTGAGCTGAGAGGGCTACCTTACTATAGGCTATAAGCCTCCTCAACATCCTAAAGCCTTCCCCGCGCCTACCTAGGACGTTCTCTTCACCTACCTTAACGTCGTTTAACGCGAAGCTACCCACCCGTAGCCCCCTAAGCCCCATGAACTCCTCCTCACCTAGCCTTTCAAAACCAGGCTGGCTCGCTTCAACTATGAAGGCGGTAAGCCCTTTAGCCTCCGGGTCCTTAGCGAATACTACCGCTAGATCGGCTATTGGAGCGTTGCAGATCATCTGCTTCATCCCCCTAAGCTTAAAGCCGCCTGATACCGGTTCAGCTACGGTTTCCAGCATCTCCGGGTCGCTACCCGTCGAGGCCTCAGTGAAGGCGAAGCATCCTAATAGCTCCCCCTTAACCATCCTGGTTAGGTATTTTGACTTCTGCTCCTCATCGCCGTACTGGTAGATGGCGTTGGAGGCTGTAAAGTGGGCGCTTACGTGGAGGCTTACCGCCATCGACGCCTTAGCGACCTCCTCCAACGCTAGCATTAAGGCTAGGTAGCCGGCTTCAACCCCGCCATACCTCCTAGGAAACGGGATAGCGTAAAATCCGAGCTCAGCTAAACGCCGTATAAGCCGATCCGGTATATTCGCTGACCTCTCAATCTCCCTTACGAGAGGCTCAACTTCCTCCTTAACGAACCGGTTAGCCGTATCCCTTATTAAAACCTGAGCTTCATTTAACAAACGGGCCACCGTACATGATGGGTTTAAGCGGTTTTAAAAGTATCTCTCAATCCGTTAGAGCTTCAAGTGAAACTTGGGAAGCAGTATTTCAAGCGGAGACCATATAGGAACGTTTAAGTAGAATGAATGATCACGTCGTTAAAGAGCCTCGGCTTCTTAAGTGGTGTCATAAGGGGTTATACTTTGGCGTTCCTCCAATCGAGGAATACTTTTTGAAGGAGGTTAACTAGATGGATGGTTATTTCTCGGCGCGAAACCTTAAATCGTACATTGAGGTTACAAAGCCTAAAACCGTTTTCCTACTTGCCTACGTAGGTTTTGCAGCCGGTATTGTAGGAGCTAAGGACTTAAGCTCTCTAGAAGCTTCACTTCCGGCTACGTTAGCGGTTATACTGGCCTCCATGGGGGCTAACGCGGTAACTTGCTACATAGATAGGGATATCGACGCCTTAATGGTTAGAACCATGAGGAGGCCGTTGCCAATGGGTAGGATTAAGCCGCCTCAAAGAGCGCTTTACCTAGGTGCTTTATTAATCCTAGCTTCGTTCGCCATCCTACTGGTTAAAGGCTTCCTTTACAGCGTTCTTTGGGCGTCGTTAGGCTTATTTTTAAACGTCATCATGTATAACTCCTACTTAAAGAGGAGGAACCCAGTAAACGTGATAGTGGGTTCACCAGCCGGCGGTACCCCTATAATGGGTGTATGGTCGGCCGTTACTGGTGAAATCGCGTCGATAACGCCGGTGTTAATGGCGGCCTTAGTGGTTTTATGGACGCCTATCCACATATGGAGCTTAGCCGTAAGGTATATTGACGACTATAGGAAGGCTAAGGTCCCCATGCTTCCAGTAGTGATAGGCGTTAAACCCGCCATACGCTGTATAGCGGCTACGTCGATCCTACTGACCCTATTTTCGAGTTGGCTTACTTTCACCGTTATCCTTAACCCTTTACTCTATCTAGCTCCCTTAACCGCTTTAAACGCCGCTTTAATAGCGTTTAGCCTTAAGCTACTGTTAAAGCCTTCAGAGGCTGTTGCTTGGAGGCTGTTTAAACTTACAAGCCCTTACCTTTTCGTGGTCTTCACCCTTATGGCGCTTACCGCTTAAAGCATTCGTCCATACCTTTAACGACGGGGACGGGGAAGAGTTTATTTCCAGTATTTTGGAGGTTCGCTCGGCCTAAGCTTTGTTGACGGTTCGCTTCTTAGCCTCCAAAAGCCTTTACCCGCGTCTTCCAATACTATTTGAAGCTCACTGATCAGTTTATCGTTAATTAAGGCTTCATCCGCTATGGGCGATACTACTAGGTCAGCCGTAGCCTCAACCGTTTCAGCCTCTTCAACCATTAATCGTATAAGGCACCTTCTAGGGTAGATCCACGTCCTTAAGGGTCCGCCCGCAGTCTCATAGGTAGACTCGATCGCGCCCATTGGAGGCCATAAACCTAAAAGCTCAGCAACTCTAATTGGGACGAGTAGTTGAGGGGTTTCAGCCTCATAGCCGCTGTTTAAGAGGGCTGTTAGCTCCAGCCCCCTATCTCCAACCGTAATCTTAACCTTCACTCTTACAGCCACTGGAGACACCTAAGGGTGGAGCCTTAATCCTGCCGATCCGCGTCTTCTTAGCCCTAATTAAGCCGACAAACACCCTAACCAACGATAAACATCCCAAGTTAGAATCCTCCCTCCACCTATATTAGTTTAGCCGAGCCGTAAAGCCTAATACGGATAAAATTTCTATCTTTGAAGCTGTTCCGAGGGATACTCCTTATATAGTTATCGCCGCAGTAAACTGTTTAATCTTCTTCCTTCATCGGCCGCTCTTTAAACCGACTTACCTAGTTTCTTCCCAAACTTTTCAGCCCGCTCGCTGATAGAGATGATAAACTCTATATTCATCCCGTTAACCATTCTTTTACGGGTTCTATGATGGTTTCGGTTCAATGGCTTGGACATGCAGCTTTTAAGATATCGAGCGGACAAACCGCGGTGTACGTGGACCCCTTCCTAACCGGTAACCCGACGGCTACGCTACGCCCTGAGGAGGTTAAGGATGCTAAGCTAATACTCGTAAGCCACGATCACTTCGACCATCTGGGTGATGCTAATAGTATAGCGAAGCGTACTAATGCAGCCGTAGTCGCGGTGCCTGAGGTTGCCGCGGCCTACTTTGAAGGCTTAAAGGCCGTAGCGCCGAATATGGGTAGCTACGTGGACGTGGATGGGGTTAAGGTAGCGCTGGTTCCAGCCTTCCATACGTGTTCTAAGGGCTTCCCAGTGGGCTTCCTGATCAACTTGGATGATAAAACGATCTACCATGCCGGTGATACTTCGCTTTTTGGGGATATGCGGCTTATAGGCGAAGTTTATAGGCCTGATGTAGCCCTTCTACCTATAGGCGGCTACTATACGATGGGCCCCTTAGAGGCAGCGGTAGCCGTAAGCCTTATCAAGGCTAAGGTGGTTATACCGATGCATTACGCCACCTTCCCCGTCCTAGTTAAGGATGCTAAGCCTTTCATCGACGAAGTGGCTAGGAGGAGCCCTGACGTAAGGGTCGTCGTACTTAAGCCTGGAGAAAGCTACGAGCTACCGTAAACCTCCGGGGCTTCACCCTTTAATTTTTTAAGCAGTCCCTCGGTTTAAAGGTTGAAGGAGAGCTATGAGTGTGGTAAGATGATGGCTAAGGCGCTGATAGCACTCTTCTTGATCAGTTTAACCCTTAACGTAGCGTTAATAGGCGCCGTTAACATGCTTTGGCGGGAAAACCTAGAGCTTAGGGCAGTCGTTGATGCTTCGAGCCTTGAATTAGCTAAAGCTAACGAGGAGCTTAGTAGGCGTTTACAAGCTTTAAGCTACGAGTTAAACCTTACAAGGAGGCAGCTTGAATACTATAGGGCGCAGGCTGAATACTATTCATCGCTCGCGGCTAGGCAGGAGGGTGGCGGTAAAAGCGTTACGGGTGAAGGCGTAGTTAACGTGGTGGCTGTAAAGGCGGTTCAAAAGGGCTTCTTCGAGGTTGAGTACGAGGGTGTAGTGATGCTATGTAAGGTTCAACTATTAAACGGTGAGGGGAGGATTCTCGTTAACACTGTTCCAAGGATCGGTATCGACCTTCAAACTAGCGCTAGGACGGCTGTAGCGGTAGCTCAACGTTTAACGGGGGTATCGTTCGCCAACACAGACGTCGTGATCACCATGATCGCTGGGGAGGACGTGGACGTAGTTGATGGTCCAAGCGCCGGCGCCGCTATAACCCTTGCGATTATAGCGGCCGTTCAGAACGTTAAGCTAAACTCTACCGTATTCATAACCGGGACTATAAACCCGGATGGTGCCATCGGGAAGGTCGGCGGCCTAGTTGAAAAAGCGGTAGCCGCGGCTAAAAGCGGCGGAAAGCTATTCCTAGTCCCGAAGGGGCAAAGCGTAGTACCCGTATGGGTTAGGGTTCGACGTCAGTTAACGCCTGGAATAGTAGTGGAGCGTCTTGAGACGCGCGTTATAAGCCTCGAGGACTACTTAAGGAATGAAGGCTACCGGATACACGTAGTAGAGGTGGAGAACGTTTTTCAGGCGTATAAGCTTTTCACCGTTTAAAGTTGAAACGTAGCTTTAAGCGTTAAGCTTAACCTGTTCAAGGCCGCTTGGAACATCACTCTATAGTAGCTAGCTAAGCTAGGTAAGTAAGCTTAGCTTTAAGCGCGTCCTTTAATAGGCCTACGTCTTCTAAACCATTCTACGGTTAGCTTTAAGCCGTCTTCGAGGCTGAACTTAGGCTTATAGTTTAATAGTTTAACGGCCTTAGATATGTCGGCGTAGCTATGCTTTATATCCCCTTTTCGCGGCGGAGCGTAAACAGGTTTAATGGTGTTTCTCCCGACGATCCCTATGAGGGTTTTAGCTAGCTGGTTTACGCTCGTCTGTCTCCCGGTAGCTATGTTTATCGCGTTACCTACGGCTACGCTGCTTTCGAGCGCCGTAACGGTAGCTTCGGCCGCGTCATCCACGTAGGTGAAGTCCCTCGTCTGCGTACCGTCCCCGTATATGATTGGGGGTTCTCCAGCTAGTAGCCTGTTTATGAATATGGTTATTACGCCGCTATAGGGTCCGTAGGTTTGCCTTGGGCCATAGACGTTGAAGTAGCGTAGGGCTACCGCTTCAAGCCCGTAGGCCTTATGGAAGGCTAGGCAGTAGCTTTCAGCTGCTAGTTTTGAAGCGGCGTAGGGTGATATAGGCTTAGCAGGCATATCTTCCTTTTTGGGCAGGGTTTCGGTTTCGCCGTAGATTGATGAGGAGGAGGCGTATATGAAGCGTTTAACCCCGGCGTTAAGGCAGGCTCGTAGTAGGTTGAGGGTTCCGGTGACGTTAACGTCGTGGGTTGCAGCCGGGTCCTCTATGGAGCGTGGAACGCTGGTAAGAGCTGCTTCATGGATCACCGCGTCCACACCTTCCACGGCTTTAGCTACCTCGTTAACATTCCTCACGTCGCCGACGATTAGTTCTACGCGTCCTGCTTCTACGTGATGCTTAATGTTTTCAATACTACCCGTCGATAGATTATCCAGCACCCTTACCTTGAAGCCCCTTTGAACCAGCTTATCAACCACGTGGCTACCTATGAAGCCAGCGCCGCCAGTAACGAGGATTTTCGATAGTTTATGCACCTTCTTAAAGCCCCTACGGGTTGGGGTTAGGTTAGACTATTTAAGTTTTCGGAGCCGGGCTATGAAGTAACCGGGCGTATCGTGTAAGTCAGGGTAAAACCTTTGAAGCTTACCGCTCCAAGCCTCTCCCAGTAGCCCTTTACAGCCCAAGGTTAACGGTTGCTCTTCAAGCTCGACTTTAAAGCTCGTTAGGAAGTACCTTATTACCTCCTCGTTTTCCTGGGGCGTTAACGTGCACGTGGAGTATACTATTACGCCGTTCGGCTTTACTAGTTCGTATGCTGCTTTAAGGAATTGCTTTTGGTATTCGGCGGCTGCTTTAATATGCTTCAAGGTTTTAAGGTCGTAAAGCTTAGGCCTAACGCCTAACGTTGAGCATGGTGGATCTACTAGTACGCGGTCAGCTTTAAGTGATGGGAGGTCTAAGTGTAGGTACCTAGCGTCACGCTGGATCGGGATGACTATGTTAACGCCGAGCCTACGCATATTCCCCTCTAAGCTAGCTAGCCTCCTCCTCGATCTATCCACGGCCACTATTTTACCCTCGTTTTTCATCAGCTGGGCTATATGTGAGGTTTTACCGCCCGGCGCAGCGCACATATCGATTATGGTTTCACCGGGTTTAGGCTCTAGGATACGGCTCGTTAGCATTGCTGGGAGGCTTTGTTCAAACACTAGTCCTTGCTCGTATTCTTCAAGTTCGAGGATTGAAGGGGCCTTGTAGAGCGATAAGACGGTCTTAACCGCTAGCCCCCTCCTACGCGTTAGGATCTCGCTTTCATCCATTTGCGCTACTCCGAAGGCCACTCGATGTCCATACCTATCTGAGACTAGCACTTCATCACCCTTCCCTACGCCGGTGGCTAAGAGTACGCCTGGCGCGTATAGTTGAGCACCTTGCATAACGCTTTCAGCCGCGTATTTATCAGCGACTACAACCTTCTTAGCCTCCGGCAACGTGAACGGCCCCTCGGTTAAGAAGTATATGGATTCCTCGAGCGCTTCATGCTCGTAAGCCGTTAAACCTCGGGATTGTAGCCTACCGATTAAGGCTTCAGGCTTTACGCGTAACGTGTTAACCCTTAACGTATAGCGTCTACAAGGCCTTCCAAGGCTCTTCACGATCTCCACGGCGCGCCCATACCCCCAGGTCTTAATGAAGAGCTCGAAAACCTCGTTTAGGAGGGCCGGGGTAATGGGTTGCCCTCCAACGCCGCTAAGGATTAACGAGCTACGTATAGCCATCCAACCTCCGCTGAAAAACGTATAAGGCCTATCCTATATGATGGCTCGGAGGGTTTTAAGTTGCTTCCTAGATTAAACGGGGAATAGGAGGGCTTCTACGTTTCTTAAGGCTTCTAAACCTCTTACTTCGCGTGGTAGCTGGGTTAGGATTGATACGCCGGGTTGTTTACCGTAGTTCTCCATGAGGATGTCGAGGTATTTACGCTGCATCTTCAAGCGCTTCAGGTGGAAGTCGCAGGTACATACGTCCTCGGGTAGCATGTAGTTAACGAGGATACGGCTTACGTTAATATTGAAGACCTTAAGCTCCCTATATATACGGTCGGTCTGCCTTAACCCTAGGGCTTCGGGTATCGTAACTATGATAGCCTGCGTACCCGGGTCCTTCAACATGCCGAATACGCGTTTAGCTAGTTCCTCCCACCTAGAGATTACCTCGATAGGGTCCCGTTTAACCCTACCTTTAACTAGGACTTCGAGGGCGTGCTTAACCCTAGCGTAAAGCTTAGCCGCTTCACCTAGGTGCCTGTAGAACTTATCCTGAAGCTTAACTAACGATAAGGTTCCACCGGCCGGCGCCGTATCCCATACTATTACGTCGTAGGCTCCACTTTCGTATAGGTCTAGAACGTAGCTTAACGCAAACTCCTCATCTATTCCGGGCGCTCCAGCCACATAGTCTATGATGTCCCTACCGACCGGTAGGAAGCTTGAGATAACCTCGTAAACTTCATCGCCGAAGCGCTTCTTCCACATGTCAACTATGGCTTCATAGTCGAGCTCCACGGCCTCTAAACCCTTAACCCCCTTAACCTCGACGATACGCCCGTAAACCGATTGTTCAAGGATATCCGATAGCGACGGAGTCGGATCACTTGAAAATAGTAACGTCCTAAACCCCTTACCAGCGAAATGTAGTGCCGCCGCCGAGGCACACGTAGTTTTTCCAACCCCGCCCTTACCGCAAAAGAGTAATATTTTAGGCGGGGACCGATCCAGGTAGCTTAACCCTAAGTTCAACCCTCCCCAACCCCTCCTTCAGGGTGGAAGAAGTAGGATTTAGCGGTTTCGGGGAACACGTTAAACGTTCAACCCCGCAACAACGGGTTAAAGGATAGGTTTAACCTCGTTTTCATAAACGCTGAAAATAGCAATACCTTGAATATCCGCGCTTAGATACGACCCCTTCCTCGTAGTTTCATAAGTCCCCGACGCCTTTCGAAACGCTCAAAATGCTTTGTGGCTTAATTCCCAGCTTTACATTAACTCTACATGGGTTAACGTGAGGTATTTAATGTGGGATTGATGAGGGGTACGTAATTAAGCCACAAAGCTCTCAAAATAGATCCCCCAACCGGAGGGTCATCTTAGAGCTTGAAGATAACTACGGTGATTATAGGCTCGTAAGAGCGTATAGGCTAGAATCATTAAGGCCTTAGCGTTCAAGGGGTACGCTACGGGTAAGCCTAGCCTAAAGGGATCATAGGCTATTCAGCCCACGATGCGAAGGGAATAAGAACGTACCTCAAAGGAGGGGTAGAGGCAAACGTAGAGGTTAACCCT containing:
- a CDS encoding DUF6125 family protein, with the protein product MSLSGLDTGTLLEVLREAYYVVDGLWFLCTEESHGFNEALRIDLKVWERYGRVMARRVKRRLQVQGNDVRAIIATLKVFYDMEGWTVNVDKEDEDEAVLSVKYCPWYDYLEKARRREVVKAVCPQVCLLIFNSWASVFNEDVKVEASGSIPNCVFHFKRKSNPPTQR
- a CDS encoding alanyl-tRNA editing protein, whose protein sequence is MKDMSAVEVRTHTALHVVKGAVRKVLGAKWTASVYVSGNHGRLTVKFDRKPTEDEVKEIEKLANEKVRENAPVLMYKLSRGEAEGRFGDEIYDLFPVPEHVKELNILVIEGWNVNACNKEHTQTTGEVGVIRLEKPRFRKAKQLLEIPFNVE
- a CDS encoding acyl-CoA dehydrogenase family protein, which translates into the protein MARLLNEAQVLIRDTANRFVKEEVEPLVREIERSANIPDRLIRRLAELGFYAIPFPRRYGGVEAGYLALMLALEEVAKASMAVSLHVSAHFTASNAIYQYGDEEQKSKYLTRMVKGELLGCFAFTEASTGSDPEMLETVAEPVSGGFKLRGMKQMICNAPIADLAVVFAKDPEAKGLTAFIVEASQPGFERLGEEEFMGLRGLRVGSFALNDVKVGEENVLGRRGEGFRMLRRLIAYSKVALSAQGVGVAQAALEEALKYAKQRFQRGKPIAEFQSIQWLIAESATLIEAARSLVYRVAGLMDQGVEVIKEAAMAKLFVAQVAEKATSMAIQVHGSYGYSKEFKVERLYRDAKSIGITEGSSEIQRVIIAAALLR
- the cyoE gene encoding heme o synthase, translated to MDGYFSARNLKSYIEVTKPKTVFLLAYVGFAAGIVGAKDLSSLEASLPATLAVILASMGANAVTCYIDRDIDALMVRTMRRPLPMGRIKPPQRALYLGALLILASFAILLVKGFLYSVLWASLGLFLNVIMYNSYLKRRNPVNVIVGSPAGGTPIMGVWSAVTGEIASITPVLMAALVVLWTPIHIWSLAVRYIDDYRKAKVPMLPVVIGVKPAIRCIAATSILLTLFSSWLTFTVILNPLLYLAPLTALNAALIAFSLKLLLKPSEAVAWRLFKLTSPYLFVVFTLMALTA
- a CDS encoding metal-dependent hydrolase; amino-acid sequence: MMVSVQWLGHAAFKISSGQTAVYVDPFLTGNPTATLRPEEVKDAKLILVSHDHFDHLGDANSIAKRTNAAVVAVPEVAAAYFEGLKAVAPNMGSYVDVDGVKVALVPAFHTCSKGFPVGFLINLDDKTIYHAGDTSLFGDMRLIGEVYRPDVALLPIGGYYTMGPLEAAVAVSLIKAKVVIPMHYATFPVLVKDAKPFIDEVARRSPDVRVVVLKPGESYELP
- a CDS encoding S16 family serine protease gives rise to the protein MKESYECGKMMAKALIALFLISLTLNVALIGAVNMLWRENLELRAVVDASSLELAKANEELSRRLQALSYELNLTRRQLEYYRAQAEYYSSLAARQEGGGKSVTGEGVVNVVAVKAVQKGFFEVEYEGVVMLCKVQLLNGEGRILVNTVPRIGIDLQTSARTAVAVAQRLTGVSFANTDVVITMIAGEDVDVVDGPSAGAAITLAIIAAVQNVKLNSTVFITGTINPDGAIGKVGGLVEKAVAAAKSGGKLFLVPKGQSVVPVWVRVRRQLTPGIVVERLETRVISLEDYLRNEGYRIHVVEVENVFQAYKLFTV
- a CDS encoding SDR family oxidoreductase yields the protein MHKLSKILVTGGAGFIGSHVVDKLVQRGFKVRVLDNLSTGSIENIKHHVEAGRVELIVGDVRNVNEVAKAVEGVDAVIHEAALTSVPRSIEDPAATHDVNVTGTLNLLRACLNAGVKRFIYASSSSIYGETETLPKKEDMPAKPISPYAASKLAAESYCLAFHKAYGLEAVALRYFNVYGPRQTYGPYSGVITIFINRLLAGEPPIIYGDGTQTRDFTYVDDAAEATVTALESSVAVGNAINIATGRQTSVNQLAKTLIGIVGRNTIKPVYAPPRKGDIKHSYADISKAVKLLNYKPKFSLEDGLKLTVEWFRRRRPIKGRA
- a CDS encoding RsmB/NOP family class I SAM-dependent RNA methyltransferase is translated as MAIRSSLILSGVGGQPITPALLNEVFELFIKTWGYGRAVEIVKSLGRPCRRYTLRVNTLRVKPEALIGRLQSRGLTAYEHEALEESIYFLTEGPFTLPEAKKVVVADKYAAESVMQGAQLYAPGVLLATGVGKGDEVLVSDRYGHRVAFGVAQMDESEILTRRRGLAVKTVLSLYKAPSILELEEYEQGLVFEQSLPAMLTSRILEPKPGETIIDMCAAPGGKTSHIAQLMKNEGKIVAVDRSRRRLASLEGNMRRLGVNIVIPIQRDARYLHLDLPSLKADRVLVDPPCSTLGVRPKLYDLKTLKHIKAAAEYQKQFLKAAYELVKPNGVIVYSTCTLTPQENEEVIRYFLTSFKVELEEQPLTLGCKGLLGEAWSGKLQRFYPDLHDTPGYFIARLRKLK
- a CDS encoding ArsA family ATPase; protein product: MNLGLSYLDRSPPKILLFCGKGGVGKTTCASAAALHFAGKGFRTLLFSSDPTPSLSDILEQSVYGRIVEVKGVKGLEAVELDYEAIVDMWKKRFGDEVYEVISSFLPVGRDIIDYVAGAPGIDEEFALSYVLDLYESGAYDVIVWDTAPAGGTLSLVKLQDKFYRHLGEAAKLYARVKHALEVLVKGRVKRDPIEVISRWEELAKRVFGMLKDPGTQAIIVTIPEALGLRQTDRIYRELKVFNINVSRILVNYMLPEDVCTCDFHLKRLKMQRKYLDILMENYGKQPGVSILTQLPREVRGLEALRNVEALLFPV